One genomic segment of Vulpes vulpes isolate BD-2025 chromosome 2, VulVul3, whole genome shotgun sequence includes these proteins:
- the C2H17orf75 gene encoding protein Njmu-R1 isoform X3, with the protein MEEVQLFTGSSILRESLDGDEKELESSEEGGSAEERRLEPPPSSHYCLYNYRGSRLAQQRGDSDDGSPVGTNAETPSGDDFSLSLVDTNLPSEVEPELRSFIAKRLSKGAVFEGLGNVASVELRIPDYRVGCYYCLFQQEKVLPEAATVDSEHNASEYVVCFLGGSEKGLELFRLELDKYIQGLKNNMSHEERGLEDHIKSYLSSWFEDVVCPIQRVVLLFQEKLTFLLHAALSYTPVEVKESDEKTKRDINRFLSVASLQGLIHEGTMTSLCMAMTEEPHKSVVIDCSGSQPQFYNAGSNRFCEDWMQAFLNGTEGGHTRHK; encoded by the exons ATGGAAGAAGTCCAGCTATTCACCGGCAGCAGCATCTTGAGG GAATCTCTCGACGGGGATGAAAAGGAGCTAGAGAGCAGCGAGGAGGGAGGCTCCGCCGAGGAGCGAAGGCTCGAGCCGCCGCCCAGCAGCCACTATTGTCTCTACAACTACCGCGGAAGCAG ATTGGCACAGCAGCGAGGGGACAGTGATGATGGAAGCCCAGTTGGCACAAATGCAGAAACTCCCTCTGGTGATGATTTCAG CCTCTCCTTGGTGGATACTAATCTGCCATCTGAAGTGGAGCCAGAGCTGCGCAGTTTCATTGCTAAGCGTCTTTCTAAGGGAGCAGTATTTGAAGGGCTGGGTAATGTTGCATCTGTGGAGCTGAG GATTCCAGATTACCGAGTCGGTTGTTATTACTGTCTTTTCCAACAAGAAAAAGTGCTTCCTGAAGCAGCAACAGTGGACTCTGAACATAATGCTTCAGAGTACGTGGTCTGTTTTTTAGGAGGATCTGAAAAAGGACTTGAGCT TTTCAGGCTTGAATTGGACAAGTACATTCAAGGGCTGAAAAATAACATGAGCCATGAG GAAAGGGGCTTGGAGGATCACATAAAATCCTACCTGAGCAGCTGGTTTGAGGATGTTGTATGCCCAATCCAAAGGGTGGTTCTTCTTTTCCAGGAGAAGCTTACCTTTCTGCTACATGCC gCTCTAAGTTATACTCCTGTTGAAGTTAAAGAGtcagatgaaaaaacaaagagagacaTTAACAG GTTCCTGAGTGTGGCCAGTCTTCAAGGCCTTATTCATGAAGGCACCATGACGTCTTTGTGCATGGCTATGACGGAGGAGCCACATAAATCTGTGGTCATCGATTGCAGTGGCTCCCAGCCTCAGTTCTACAATGCAG gaAGCAACCGGTTTTGTGAGGACTGGATGCAGGCTTTTTTGAATGGCACTGAAGGAG